One region of uncultured Sulfurimonas sp. genomic DNA includes:
- the nuoH gene encoding NADH-quinone oxidoreductase subunit NuoH: METAYLIETVIKIVVVLLVFSALAGIGTYFERKILAFMQRRLGPMYVGPFGLLQVAADGVKLFTKEDIIPTNVVGPIFKIAPVITAATAFMAAAAIPFLPSFTIFGYEVHPIVADINIGILYILGIMGVGLYGPLLGGMASANKFSLISAARGAAVFISYEVVTGLSILAPIMMVGSLSLIDFNEYQAGGITDWIVWTQPVAFILFWIAAFAETGRTPFHLIANDHEIIDGFGTEYSGMRWGLFFIGEYANMFFISFVIPLIFLGGYGDGSFLGALGLLAKMAFFFFFFLWTRAAWPDVRPDQLMWLCWKVLMPIAVLNILVTAIVLM; encoded by the coding sequence ATGGAAACAGCATATTTAATTGAAACGGTTATAAAAATCGTTGTAGTTTTACTTGTATTTTCTGCACTTGCGGGGATTGGAACTTATTTTGAGCGTAAAATTCTTGCATTTATGCAACGTCGTCTTGGACCAATGTATGTTGGTCCATTTGGATTACTTCAAGTAGCGGCTGATGGTGTAAAATTATTTACTAAAGAGGACATTATACCTACGAATGTGGTAGGTCCTATCTTTAAGATAGCACCAGTTATTACAGCAGCTACTGCTTTTATGGCTGCTGCTGCGATTCCATTTTTGCCATCATTCACGATTTTTGGATATGAAGTGCATCCAATTGTTGCTGATATTAATATTGGTATTTTATATATTCTTGGAATTATGGGCGTAGGTCTCTATGGTCCACTTCTTGGTGGTATGGCATCTGCAAATAAGTTTTCACTTATATCTGCTGCTCGTGGTGCTGCTGTATTTATCTCTTATGAGGTTGTTACAGGTTTATCTATTTTAGCTCCAATTATGATGGTTGGCTCTCTGTCTTTGATAGATTTTAACGAGTATCAAGCTGGTGGAATTACAGATTGGATTGTTTGGACTCAGCCTGTTGCTTTCATTTTATTTTGGATAGCTGCTTTTGCTGAAACAGGTCGTACACCATTTCACTTAATAGCAAATGATCATGAAATTATTGATGGTTTTGGTACTGAGTATTCTGGTATGAGATGGGGACTTTTCTTTATTGGTGAGTATGCAAATATGTTCTTTATCTCTTTTGTTATACCTTTAATTTTCTTAGGTGGATATGGAGACGGTAGTTTTCTTGGAGCACTAGGTTTACTTGCTAAGATGGCATTTTTCTTCTTCTTTTTCTTATGGACAAGAGCTGCATGGCCTGATGTTAGACCAGATCAATTGATGTGGTTATGTTGGAAAGTGCTCATGCCAATAGCAGTATTAAATATCTTAGTTACTGCTATAGTATTGATGTAA
- the nuoI gene encoding NADH-quinone oxidoreductase subunit NuoI produces MKNEQFNNRDISNEYFLVDIDDYPTDPWGKFVRVVKRTFRGELFVGLWVVMREMIRFDTHTVKYPEEKMPIGPRYRAVHEMKRLWESDTERCIGCGLCEKICISNCIRMETKIDENSRKEVTEYTINLGRCIFCGYCAEVCPELAITHGGEYENASDQREHFIDYAGMLTPLDKMKAGTQKEFEGFGSITPHEDERVKKTPLAY; encoded by the coding sequence ATGAAAAATGAACAATTTAATAACAGAGATATTTCTAACGAATACTTTTTAGTAGATATTGATGATTATCCGACTGACCCATGGGGTAAGTTTGTAAGAGTGGTAAAAAGAACATTTAGAGGTGAACTCTTTGTTGGTCTTTGGGTTGTTATGCGTGAGATGATTAGATTTGACACTCATACTGTAAAGTATCCAGAAGAGAAGATGCCAATTGGTCCAAGATATCGTGCAGTTCACGAAATGAAGAGATTATGGGAATCAGATACTGAGAGATGCATTGGTTGTGGACTTTGTGAGAAAATTTGTATATCTAATTGTATTAGAATGGAAACTAAGATAGATGAAAATTCTCGTAAAGAAGTAACTGAATATACTATTAATCTTGGTCGTTGTATCTTTTGTGGTTATTGTGCAGAAGTTTGTCCTGAACTAGCTATTACTCACGGTGGTGAATATGAGAATGCATCTGATCAAAGAGAGCATTTTATTGATTATGCAGGAATGCTTACACCGTTAGATAAAATGAAGGCTGGAACTCAAAAAGAGTTCGAAGGTTTTGGTTCTATTACACCACATGAAGATGAGCGTGTTAAAAAAACACCTCTAGCATATTAA
- a CDS encoding NADH-quinone oxidoreductase subunit J codes for MFEAIAFYLFAFLTIAMFYITVTTSQALYALTALAAGMIFISAFFFILGADFLGAVQIVVYSGAVMALYAFGMMFFDTTREVKEKAGNKYLITGLATISAILIVVIFAAPIVADNITALYPMTEGAGNTQEVGIVLFTKYLVPFELAAVMLLVAMVSGIVLAGKKMDLSLTLMSDDEIKHMRDELNKKVLS; via the coding sequence ATGTTTGAAGCGATTGCATTTTATCTGTTTGCTTTTTTAACTATAGCGATGTTTTATATTACTGTAACAACATCACAGGCGTTATATGCTCTAACAGCATTAGCAGCGGGAATGATTTTTATATCAGCATTTTTCTTTATTTTGGGTGCTGACTTTTTAGGTGCTGTACAGATTGTTGTATATTCTGGTGCAGTAATGGCTCTTTATGCTTTTGGTATGATGTTTTTTGATACGACAAGAGAAGTAAAAGAAAAAGCTGGTAATAAATATCTTATTACTGGTTTAGCTACTATCTCTGCAATTTTAATTGTTGTGATTTTTGCAGCTCCAATAGTTGCAGACAATATTACAGCTTTATATCCTATGACTGAGGGTGCTGGTAATACTCAAGAAGTAGGTATAGTTCTTTTTACTAAGTATCTAGTTCCTTTTGAATTAGCTGCAGTAATGTTACTTGTTGCTATGGTTTCAGGTATCGTACTAGCTGGTAAAAAAATGGATTTATCTCTTACTCTTATGAGTGATGATGAGATTAAACATATGAGAGATGAATTAAACAAAAAGGTGCTTTCATGA
- the nuoK gene encoding NADH-quinone oxidoreductase subunit NuoK: MMEIGLNHYLVLSTILFAIGLVGVMRRKNLLMLFFATEILLNSVNIAFAAISHFYGDLTGQMFAFFVIAIAASEVAVGLGLLVVWHKRHNAIDLDLMSTMKG; encoded by the coding sequence ATGATGGAAATAGGACTTAATCACTATCTTGTACTATCTACAATCTTGTTCGCTATAGGTCTTGTGGGTGTAATGAGAAGAAAGAATCTTTTAATGCTGTTTTTCGCAACTGAAATTTTACTAAATTCTGTAAATATTGCTTTTGCTGCGATTTCACACTTTTATGGTGATTTAACGGGTCAGATGTTTGCATTTTTTGTAATTGCAATCGCTGCATCTGAAGTTGCTGTAGGACTTGGTCTACTTGTAGTTTGGCATAAACGTCATAACGCTATTGACTTAGATTTAATGTCAACGATGAAAGGATAA
- the nuoL gene encoding NADH-quinone oxidoreductase subunit L: protein MEVLLYTALFAPLVGSLFAALFGAKPKTLITGIVTSALLGVSLISSTILLVFVISSGQHVHVEMMTWMAAGDLYIPFGFIVDQVSVTMMMVVTLVSTVVHVYAIGYMDHDKGFNRFFSWLSAFVFSMLVLVMSDNFAGLFIGWEGVGLCSWGLIGFWYHKESATWAANEAFIMNRIADLGMLIGIFLVYWNTGTLQYHEAFSIMPSLETSTLTWIGIFLFVGAMGKSAQFPLHTWLADAMEGPTPVSALIHAATMVTAGVYLVIRSNELYSLIPNVGLFIASLGAFVAIFAATMALVNRDIKRVIAYSTLSQLGYMFAAAGLGAYWVALFHLMAHAFFKALLFLGGGNVMHAMSNELDPFKMGGLGKAMKGTMILMTLASVALAGIFPLAGFFSKDLILEVAFIDHHFIIYGVLLLTAGLTAFYSFRIIALIFHGEDRHTALGFHPHEAYKFMLWAMAPLAVLAVIAGALKGTYFEMVSVVLPSTEYHVHSAATYWIMTIGTQLFVIAAIYFAYKKYMSKDIKVPDGTSAMENSFKYKLLINQYYIPYFYEEYLVKAYRELSRVFWKQVDQKVVDASVDGIANIFYSTGESTRTMQSGNLSTMLKWMVAGLVALLSLAVVFGLAVRHSDEIKTILSGLGV from the coding sequence ATGGAAGTATTATTATATACAGCATTATTTGCACCACTTGTCGGTTCTTTGTTTGCTGCACTATTTGGTGCAAAACCTAAGACACTTATAACTGGTATTGTAACAAGTGCTTTACTAGGAGTATCACTAATATCAAGTACAATTCTTTTGGTATTTGTTATTTCAAGTGGACAACATGTTCATGTAGAGATGATGACTTGGATGGCTGCTGGTGATCTTTATATTCCATTTGGTTTTATTGTTGATCAGGTAAGTGTTACTATGATGATGGTTGTTACTTTAGTTTCAACTGTTGTTCACGTATATGCTATTGGTTATATGGATCATGATAAAGGTTTTAATCGTTTCTTCTCATGGTTGTCAGCATTCGTTTTTTCAATGTTAGTTCTTGTAATGAGTGATAACTTTGCTGGTCTTTTCATAGGTTGGGAAGGTGTTGGTCTTTGTTCATGGGGTCTTATTGGCTTTTGGTATCATAAAGAGAGTGCTACGTGGGCGGCTAATGAAGCATTTATTATGAACCGTATTGCTGACCTTGGAATGTTGATTGGTATTTTCTTAGTATATTGGAATACAGGAACACTTCAATATCATGAAGCTTTTTCAATAATGCCAAGTTTAGAGACATCTACGCTTACTTGGATAGGAATCTTTTTATTTGTAGGTGCTATGGGTAAATCAGCTCAGTTTCCACTACATACTTGGCTTGCAGATGCTATGGAAGGTCCTACTCCGGTTTCAGCTCTTATTCATGCGGCAACAATGGTAACAGCAGGTGTATATTTAGTAATTCGCTCAAATGAGCTATATTCACTTATACCTAATGTTGGTCTCTTTATTGCATCTTTAGGTGCTTTTGTTGCTATTTTTGCAGCTACTATGGCACTTGTTAATCGCGATATTAAGAGAGTTATTGCGTACTCAACTCTTTCTCAGTTAGGTTATATGTTCGCAGCAGCAGGTCTTGGAGCTTATTGGGTTGCACTATTTCACTTAATGGCTCACGCATTTTTTAAAGCACTACTATTCCTTGGTGGCGGTAATGTTATGCATGCTATGAGTAATGAGCTTGATCCATTTAAAATGGGTGGACTTGGTAAGGCAATGAAAGGCACAATGATTTTGATGACTCTTGCATCTGTAGCTTTAGCTGGAATTTTTCCTCTTGCAGGTTTTTTCTCAAAAGACTTAATCTTAGAGGTTGCATTTATTGATCATCATTTTATTATTTATGGTGTTTTACTACTAACTGCTGGTTTGACTGCATTTTACTCTTTTAGAATTATTGCACTAATCTTCCACGGTGAAGATAGACATACAGCTTTAGGTTTTCATCCTCATGAAGCTTATAAGTTTATGTTATGGGCGATGGCTCCTCTTGCTGTACTTGCGGTAATTGCAGGTGCATTAAAAGGTACATATTTTGAAATGGTTTCAGTAGTTTTACCATCTACAGAATATCATGTGCACTCAGCAGCTACATATTGGATTATGACTATTGGTACTCAACTATTTGTTATTGCTGCGATTTACTTTGCATATAAAAAATATATGTCTAAAGATATAAAAGTTCCAGATGGAACAAGTGCAATGGAAAACAGTTTTAAATATAAACTACTGATTAATCAGTACTATATCCCATATTTTTATGAAGAGTACTTAGTAAAAGCGTATAGAGAGTTATCTAGAGTTTTCTGGAAACAAGTAGATCAAAAAGTTGTAGATGCATCTGTAGATGGAATAGCAAATATTTTTTATTCAACAGGTGAAAGTACAAGAACTATGCAAAGTGGAAATTTATCTACTATGCTTAAATGGATGGTAGCAGGTCTTGTTGCCCTGTTATCACTAGCTGTTGTGTTTGGATTGGCAGTTAGACATTCTGATGAAATTAAAACAATTTTATCAGGTTTAGGAGTTTAA
- a CDS encoding NADH-quinone oxidoreductase subunit M, whose amino-acid sequence MLDNILSILIFFPAVAAIFGFAVAKDSIRAYGVSVAFIEFALSLLLWFSFDSNVSGMQFMEQLPLVPSFGINYILGVDGISLFIIILAAFFTMIGIASLTDTKNVKNMIITLLFLQMTMVGVFVALDAIVFYVFWELSLVPMLYIIGAWGGPLRIYASVKFFLYTFTGSLVMLVGMLFMAYFYYQATGVWSFAILDWYRLILPETFQLWLFAAFFIGFAIKVPMFPFHTWLPYAHGQAPTIGSVILAAILLKMGTYAFIRFSLPMFPDASVFFMFPIAVLAIIMIIYTAMVAYAQEDVKQVVAYSSVSHMGVIILGTFALNVEGITGSIFLMIAHGVVSGALFLLVGVIYDRRHTKLMSEFGGLASVMPRFATIFGIMMMASVGLPLTINFVGEFLSLLGFYQQSHILTLLAGIAIIVGAIYMLAAYKKMFFGEVTNEKNKNLPDVNKRELIALVPLVIITVWLGVYPKPLLEPINNSVESVVQLMHDKSITVEAKKRIPNLSEGIEIAKASAKEAH is encoded by the coding sequence ATGTTAGATAATATATTATCGATTTTAATTTTCTTTCCTGCAGTTGCGGCTATATTTGGATTTGCTGTAGCTAAAGATAGTATACGTGCTTATGGTGTATCGGTTGCATTTATAGAGTTCGCTCTTTCTTTATTGCTATGGTTCTCATTTGATTCAAATGTATCTGGAATGCAGTTTATGGAACAGCTTCCATTAGTTCCTTCTTTTGGAATTAACTATATTTTAGGTGTAGATGGTATTTCACTATTTATTATTATTTTAGCGGCATTTTTTACAATGATTGGTATCGCTTCTTTAACTGATACTAAAAATGTAAAAAATATGATTATCACACTTCTGTTCTTACAGATGACAATGGTAGGTGTGTTTGTTGCTTTAGATGCTATTGTTTTTTATGTATTTTGGGAACTTTCTCTTGTGCCGATGTTGTATATTATCGGTGCATGGGGTGGACCGCTTAGAATTTATGCTTCAGTAAAATTCTTTTTATATACATTTACCGGTTCACTTGTGATGTTGGTTGGTATGCTGTTTATGGCGTACTTTTATTATCAAGCAACTGGTGTTTGGAGCTTTGCAATTCTTGATTGGTATAGACTTATTTTACCTGAAACATTTCAGCTTTGGTTATTTGCAGCCTTTTTTATTGGTTTTGCTATTAAAGTTCCAATGTTTCCATTTCATACATGGTTACCATATGCTCACGGTCAAGCACCAACTATAGGTTCTGTAATACTTGCGGCAATTTTACTTAAAATGGGTACATACGCATTTATCCGTTTTTCATTACCAATGTTCCCAGATGCATCTGTGTTTTTTATGTTCCCTATAGCGGTTCTTGCAATTATTATGATTATATATACTGCAATGGTTGCATACGCTCAAGAAGATGTTAAACAAGTTGTTGCTTACTCTTCAGTATCACATATGGGTGTTATCATTCTTGGTACATTCGCTTTAAATGTTGAAGGTATAACAGGTTCAATCTTTTTAATGATTGCTCACGGTGTTGTTTCAGGTGCTCTGTTTCTTCTTGTTGGTGTTATCTACGATAGACGTCATACTAAGTTAATGAGTGAGTTTGGTGGATTAGCATCTGTAATGCCTAGATTTGCTACTATATTTGGTATTATGATGATGGCTTCAGTTGGTCTTCCTCTAACTATAAACTTTGTTGGTGAATTTTTAAGTCTTCTTGGATTTTATCAACAATCACACATCCTGACTTTACTAGCTGGAATAGCTATTATAGTTGGAGCTATCTATATGTTAGCAGCTTATAAAAAGATGTTTTTTGGTGAAGTTACAAATGAGAAAAATAAAAACCTTCCAGATGTAAACAAAAGAGAACTTATCGCTTTAGTTCCATTGGTTATTATTACAGTTTGGTTGGGAGTTTATCCTAAACCTTTACTAGAACCAATAAACAATTCTGTTGAATCTGTTGTTCAACTAATGCATGATAAATCTATTACAGTTGAAGCTAAAAAAAGAATTCCAAACCTAAGTGAAGGTATTGAAATTGCTAAAGCTTCAGCTAAGGAGGCACACTAA
- the nuoN gene encoding NADH-quinone oxidoreductase subunit NuoN, whose protein sequence is MLEPVNVSFESLNLMTLAPMLIPIIGALLILVIDIIKSGLDKTLYVMISILFLLMDLGAIADSAGLFSSGGTIMGVFDVMLIDGLAIISQLIIVGASLLFIPLALTHKRFHEFSYPEFFALFLFMLGGFQFMVATDNLILIFVGLETASLALYTMIAMHNRDKSFEAAVKYFTMGALAAGFFSFGSMVFYALTGSVEINQIASVLGANGFVDMGFILVGVVFILAALGFKLSLVPFHTWAPDVYEGSSAALAGFMSIVPKIAVFIVAMRMFEFLIHSGVVWLEIVLYIIVVVTMTAANIWALVQTDVKRMLAYSSISHAGFVMAAVLIGTTQSNSALFLYWILFSFTNLGAFSMLWISRQKHLPLHQSSDHSYSKFSGMIQTSPMAATIMGLFMLSLAGLPPFALFWGKLYMISSAVTSGYTILALIMALNSAIAGYYYIKLIVFMFMKEPVINKDGHVFVANATTPLRTIIGFAAVGTIFAFVAVNPILEFITALVYKSGY, encoded by the coding sequence ATGTTAGAGCCAGTAAACGTTTCATTTGAGTCATTAAATTTAATGACTCTAGCACCGATGTTAATACCTATAATCGGTGCTTTATTAATATTAGTCATTGATATTATAAAAAGTGGTTTAGACAAAACTCTATATGTAATGATAAGTATTCTTTTCTTACTGATGGATTTAGGTGCTATTGCAGATTCTGCAGGTCTATTTAGTTCAGGTGGAACTATTATGGGTGTATTTGATGTTATGCTTATAGATGGTTTAGCGATAATCTCACAGTTAATAATTGTAGGAGCATCTCTACTGTTTATTCCATTAGCATTAACACATAAAAGATTTCATGAATTTTCTTATCCAGAATTTTTTGCACTGTTTTTATTTATGCTTGGTGGATTTCAGTTTATGGTTGCGACGGACAATCTAATCCTAATTTTTGTTGGATTAGAAACAGCATCTTTAGCTCTATATACTATGATTGCTATGCATAATCGTGATAAATCTTTTGAAGCGGCAGTTAAGTACTTTACAATGGGTGCATTAGCTGCAGGTTTCTTTAGTTTTGGTTCAATGGTTTTTTATGCACTAACAGGTTCTGTAGAGATTAACCAAATAGCTTCAGTTTTGGGTGCTAATGGTTTTGTTGATATGGGCTTTATCCTTGTTGGTGTTGTTTTTATTTTAGCAGCACTTGGATTTAAACTTTCACTTGTACCATTCCATACATGGGCACCTGATGTTTATGAGGGTTCATCTGCAGCACTTGCAGGATTTATGTCAATTGTTCCTAAAATAGCTGTATTTATAGTAGCTATGAGAATGTTTGAGTTCTTGATTCATAGTGGTGTAGTTTGGTTAGAGATAGTTTTATATATTATAGTTGTTGTAACAATGACGGCTGCAAATATTTGGGCATTGGTTCAAACTGATGTAAAAAGAATGTTAGCGTATAGTTCTATATCTCATGCTGGTTTTGTTATGGCTGCTGTTTTAATAGGTACTACACAATCAAATAGTGCTCTTTTCTTATACTGGATACTATTTAGTTTTACAAATCTTGGTGCATTTAGTATGCTTTGGATTTCTCGTCAAAAGCATCTTCCACTTCATCAAAGTTCAGATCATAGCTATAGTAAATTTTCAGGTATGATACAAACGTCGCCTATGGCTGCTACTATCATGGGACTTTTTATGTTAAGTTTAGCTGGTCTTCCTCCCTTTGCTCTGTTTTGGGGAAAACTATATATGATCTCTTCAGCTGTAACAAGTGGATATACTATTTTAGCTCTTATCATGGCATTAAACTCTGCAATAGCAGGATATTATTATATAAAATTGATAGTATTTATGTTTATGAAAGAACCTGTTATTAACAAAGATGGACATGTGTTTGTAGCAAATGCAACTACTCCATTAAGAACTATTATCGGTTTTGCAGCAGTAGGAACTATTTTTGCTTTTGTGGCAGTAAACCCTATATTAGAGTTTATTACAGCTTTAGTATATAAAAGTGGATATTGA
- a CDS encoding flagellar protein, whose protein sequence is MLKWMLSLFLLVNISFALDISLQGAKENFQNYSTLHIKDESKFLCQEMKNEFDEVTQIVCAFSKSPSKKLKPIQNDFFKIETQIKQKTFFLLITPFKKMKLYSGVFNLSVDDSIYKANAKFSTHWMIVGYNKEIPYIKENEPSDMSINFPFYLDKDKLPYVGSLDIEGKPVHLQEVKDVSDYLKIKRLYAEKNYEKCIDLIDDVMLEYPSSLFNAELLYYKIRVTAQLEDKNEDVIELSKVYLREYSSDDNVAEVLSLISRAYALSGINAQADYFFDRLFSEHEDSKYAKWGYIYKGDMLEESGGSSKAVIYYEKALHDTNDIDVAATAAYKLALYKLDMGRKVEASEYIMKIINAKPSFFVSKYKESLDIMQTFADESEYITAAEIAQALVNETNLEYEEYEGLLKNIGIWLSKTPKKQEALTALNKYFEIFPDGLYDAEVQVAKDSLFFSVSDANVSTKLADYDKLIETYSQDSIGKRAIYEKAILMRDNKMYSSVLNFKEDLLALDATTYPDTQEIINDCALGAMEDALKNKECNSVLKISNEYSIELSDKWDDGIYECAMKGADFLLAKTTAQKNLKSTDLEMRKKWLYRYIKVDFATGNYSEVVKASQELIVLISDDKKSKYIEVYRVMFDTYSRLENQDKMIEAIVKVQKVYGNDYKDIERYIAVMAIGSERSDDNLVLEYGNEVMKIQNNSNSYAQSPFVEFALYQAYINKEDLNKALEVIKSLDKVKLSKGDKSRQKYLLGSIYEKLWRGEEAQKAYQESIDADANSAWAKLAEGAKED, encoded by the coding sequence TTGTTAAAGTGGATGCTCTCGCTCTTTCTTCTAGTTAATATTTCTTTTGCTCTTGATATATCACTTCAAGGTGCAAAAGAAAACTTTCAAAACTACTCAACTCTACATATAAAAGATGAAAGCAAATTTTTATGTCAAGAGATGAAAAATGAATTTGATGAAGTTACACAGATAGTCTGTGCTTTTTCAAAATCGCCCTCTAAAAAACTAAAACCTATTCAAAATGACTTTTTTAAAATAGAAACTCAAATAAAACAAAAAACATTTTTTTTGTTAATAACTCCATTTAAAAAAATGAAACTATATTCTGGAGTTTTTAATCTTAGCGTAGATGATAGTATATATAAAGCAAATGCCAAATTTTCCACTCATTGGATGATAGTGGGCTATAATAAAGAGATTCCTTATATTAAAGAAAATGAACCCTCAGATATGTCCATCAACTTTCCATTTTATCTTGATAAAGATAAATTACCATATGTTGGAAGCCTCGATATAGAGGGTAAACCTGTGCATCTACAAGAAGTAAAAGATGTTAGTGATTATTTAAAAATTAAAAGATTATATGCAGAAAAAAACTATGAAAAATGTATAGACCTTATAGATGATGTAATGTTAGAATACCCATCATCACTCTTTAACGCAGAACTTCTTTACTATAAAATAAGAGTTACAGCTCAACTTGAAGATAAAAATGAAGATGTTATAGAGCTTTCAAAAGTTTACTTAAGAGAGTATTCATCTGATGATAATGTTGCGGAGGTATTATCTCTTATATCTAGGGCATATGCCCTAAGTGGAATAAATGCTCAAGCTGATTATTTTTTTGATAGACTCTTTAGCGAACATGAAGATTCCAAATACGCTAAATGGGGATATATATACAAAGGTGATATGTTAGAAGAATCTGGCGGTAGTTCAAAAGCAGTTATATATTATGAAAAAGCTTTACACGATACAAATGATATTGATGTAGCAGCTACTGCAGCGTATAAGTTAGCGCTTTATAAACTGGATATGGGAAGAAAAGTAGAAGCTAGCGAGTATATAATGAAAATCATTAACGCAAAACCTAGTTTTTTTGTCTCAAAATACAAAGAGTCATTGGACATAATGCAAACTTTTGCAGATGAGAGTGAATATATCACAGCGGCTGAAATCGCACAAGCACTTGTAAATGAAACAAACCTTGAGTATGAAGAGTATGAAGGATTGCTTAAAAATATTGGTATATGGTTATCAAAAACACCAAAAAAACAAGAAGCATTAACTGCTTTAAATAAGTACTTTGAAATATTTCCTGATGGTTTATATGATGCTGAAGTTCAAGTTGCAAAAGATTCTCTTTTCTTTAGTGTAAGTGATGCAAATGTATCAACAAAATTAGCTGACTATGATAAGTTAATAGAGACTTATTCTCAAGATAGTATAGGAAAAAGAGCTATATATGAAAAAGCAATATTGATGCGTGATAATAAGATGTATAGTAGTGTTTTAAATTTTAAAGAGGACTTGTTAGCCTTAGATGCTACTACTTATCCAGATACACAAGAAATCATTAACGATTGTGCTCTTGGTGCTATGGAAGATGCACTTAAAAACAAAGAGTGTAATAGCGTACTTAAAATATCTAATGAATACTCAATAGAACTTTCAGATAAATGGGATGATGGCATCTATGAGTGTGCTATGAAAGGAGCAGATTTTTTACTAGCTAAAACTACAGCACAAAAAAATCTAAAATCCACAGACTTAGAGATGCGAAAGAAATGGTTATATCGTTATATAAAAGTTGATTTTGCTACTGGAAACTATAGTGAGGTAGTAAAAGCATCTCAAGAACTTATAGTCTTAATATCTGATGATAAAAAATCAAAATATATAGAGGTATATAGAGTTATGTTTGACACTTACAGTCGCCTTGAAAATCAAGATAAGATGATAGAAGCAATAGTGAAAGTTCAAAAAGTATATGGCAATGATTATAAAGACATAGAGCGATATATTGCAGTAATGGCAATAGGTAGTGAGAGAAGTGATGATAACTTGGTATTGGAGTATGGTAATGAAGTTATGAAAATACAAAACAACTCAAACTCTTACGCACAAAGTCCATTTGTAGAGTTTGCTCTCTATCAAGCCTATATAAATAAAGAAGATCTAAACAAAGCCTTAGAAGTCATAAAATCGCTAGATAAAGTGAAGTTAAGCAAAGGCGATAAATCAAGACAAAAATATCTTCTTGGGTCTATTTATGAAAAACTATGGAGAGGTGAAGAAGCCCAAAAAGCATATCAAGAATCCATAGATGCAGATGCAAACTCTGCTTGGGCGAAGTTAGCTGAGGGCGCTAAGGAAGATTAA
- a CDS encoding helix-turn-helix transcriptional regulator, with translation MENCDENKRLELFYKQIGKNIKKLRTSKGFTQLKLANAMGYDSVGHIAKAELYKYEKKFNLEHLFKICSILEVSMSEVFEDTEKFLNNSVDKPIKI, from the coding sequence TTGGAAAACTGTGACGAAAATAAACGTTTAGAACTTTTTTATAAACAGATTGGTAAAAATATTAAAAAGCTAAGAACTTCTAAGGGTTTTACTCAATTAAAACTAGCTAATGCAATGGGATATGATTCAGTTGGACATATTGCTAAAGCGGAACTTTACAAATATGAAAAGAAGTTCAATCTAGAACATTTATTTAAAATTTGTTCTATTTTAGAAGTAAGTATGTCTGAAGTTTTTGAAGATACTGAAAAATTTTTAAATAACTCTGTGGATAAACCTATAAAAATTTAA